In Drosophila yakuba strain Tai18E2 chromosome X, Prin_Dyak_Tai18E2_2.1, whole genome shotgun sequence, a single genomic region encodes these proteins:
- the LOC6525583 gene encoding RING-box protein 1B has translation MSEKKEVEEKEVEEKEVEEKEVEEAEDFHDMDFNDKEPSCSGAAGPARTERFVVKKWVARAIWAWDVAVDNCAICRNHIMNLCIECQADPNANHDECTVAWGECNHAFHHHCIARWLKTRLVCPLDNKEWVYQKYGH, from the coding sequence ATGTCCGAGAAGAAGGAGGTTGAGGAGAAAGAGGTTGAGGAGAAGGAGGTTGAGGAGAAAGAGGTTGAGGAGGCGGAGGACTTCCATGACATGGACTTCAATGACAAGGAGCCATCCTGTAGTGGAGCAGCTGGCCCAGCCAGGACGGAGCGCTTTGTGGTAAAGAAGTGGGTGGCACGCGCCATTTGGGCATGGGACGTAGCGGTGGACAACTGTGCCATCTGCCGTAACCACATCATGAACCTGTGCATCGAGTGCCAGGCGGATCCGAATGCAAACCACGACGAGTGCACCGTGGCTTGGGGCGAGTGCAACCACGCATTCCATCATCACTGCATCGCGCGCTGGCTGAAGACGCGCCTGGTCTGCCCGCTGGACAACAAGGAGTGGGTGTACCAGAAGTACGGCCACTAA